One genomic region from Quercus robur chromosome 4, dhQueRobu3.1, whole genome shotgun sequence encodes:
- the LOC126722922 gene encoding cytochrome P450 714C2-like, producing MDLPLLLLKVSFTIALVGFVSKLIQICDTLILKPERLRSKLRRQGIRGPPPSFLLGNINDMKKMKANSSKTPPGEQAITHNCSSALFPFFELWSKEYGSTFMFSLGNIQILHMNHPDVVKEISICTSLDLGKPSYQHKERGPLLGHGILTSNGATWAHQRKILAPELYMEKVKDMMNLMVESSITLVNSWTNLIESEGGVADVHVDEYMRSFSGDVISRACFGSNYSKGEEIFLKLRELQEQMSKKVLLSGIPVIRYLPTKNNRETWRLQKEVRSLIMKVVMERKEGASQNDLLQMIIEGATNSDFGQDETDRFIVDNCKNIYLAGYETTAVSATWTLMLLASNPEWQQRVRSEVLEICADQMPNAYMVRKMKTLTMVIHESLRLYPPVPIVSREAFRDMKFGDINVPKGVNVWTLMVSLHQDPDLWGPDANIFNPERFANGVNGACKLPYVYMPFGVGPRTCLGQNFAMAELKILLALIVSNFSFSLSPKYRHSPALKLIIEPEDGVNLLIKKL from the exons ATGGATTTGCCATTGCTTCTTCTCAAGGTTTCGTTCACAATTGCGTTGGTGGGCTTTGTTAGCAAGTTAATACAGATATGTGATACTCTAATATTGAAGCCAGAAAGGCTTCGATCAAAACTACGAAGGCAAGGGATCAGAGGCCCTCCACCCTCGTTTTTGCTCGGAAACATTAATGacatgaagaagatgaaggccAATTCCTCAAAGACTCCACCAGGAGAGCAAGCAATAACCCACAATTGCTCTTCTGCGCTATTTCCATTCTTTGAGCTATGGAGCAAAGAATATG GTTCTACGTTCATGTTCTCACTTGGCAACATACAAATATTGCACATGAACCATCCTGATGTGGTAAAGGAAATAAGCATATGCACTTCCTTAGACTTGGGAAAGCCTTCCTATCAACACAAAGAGCGAGGTCCTCTACTTGGCCATGGGATTCTGACTTCAAATGGAGCAACATGGGCTCACCAAAGGAAAATCCTTGCTCCAGAACTATACATGGAAAAGGTCAAG GATATGATGAACTTAATGGTGGAGTCCTCAATTACACTAGTGAACTCATGGACTAATCTGATTGAGAGTGAGGGTGGAGTTGCAGATGTTCACGTTGATGAATACATGAGAAGCTTTTCTGGAGATGTGATCTCAAGAGCTTGTTTTGGCAGCAATTACTCCAAAGGGGAAGAGATATTTTTAAAGCTTAGAGAACTTCAAGAGCAAATgtcaaaaaaagttttattaagTGGCATTCCTGTAATAag ATATCTTCCAACTAAGAACAATAGGGAAACATGGAGGCTACAAAAAGAGGTCCGCTCTTTGATTATGAAGGTAGTGATGGAAAGAAAGGAGGGAGCATCACAGAATGATTTGCTGCAAATGATAATTGAAGGTGCAACCAATAGTGATTTTGGTCAAGATGAGACTGACAGATTCATTGTTGACAATTGCAAGAACATATACTTAGCAGGGTATGAGACAACTGCAGTGTCTGCAACATGGACCTTGATGTTGTTGGCCTCAAATCCAGAGTGGCAACAAAGAGTTCGTTCTGAGGTTCTCGAAATTTGTGCTGATCAAATGCCTAATGCTTACATGGTTCGCAAGATGAAGACG TTGACCATGGTAATTCACGAATCATTGCGCCTTTATCCTCCAGTGCCAATCGTGTCCAGGGAGGCATTTCGAGACATGAAATTTGGAGACATAAACGTACCTAAAGGTGTAAATGTGTGGACCTTGATGGTATCC TTACACCAAGACCCTGATCTTTGGGGACCTGATGCCAACATCTTCAACCCCGAAAGGTTTGCCAATGGAGTCAATGGTGCATGCAAGCTCCCTTACGTGTACATGCCATTTGGGGTCGGTCCTCGTACCTGTTTAGGGCAAAACTTTGCCATGGCAGAGCTCAAAATTCTTCTTGCTTTGATTGTGTCCAACTTCTCCTTTTCCTTGTCACCCAAATACAGGCACTCCCCGGCATTGAAGTTGATTATAGAGCCTGAAGATGGTGTCAATCTCCTTATTAAGAAGCTGTGA